One Acidiferrobacteraceae bacterium genomic window, GGTCCGCGCCCGCCACCAGGCGCAGCAGATCCGCAATGGCCGGGAGCCGGACAACCACGTCCAGCCTGACGAACTGTCCGCCCTCGAGCGCGGGCATCTGAAAGACGCCTTTTCGGTGATTTCAAACATGCAGGACGCGCTGGCGCAGCGCTACCAGACGGACCGGATCGTCTGACCATGCTCGATCGCCTGTTTCCGCTGGAGTACCGTAGAAGGAGGCTGGCGCGTCGCACCGCGCCGGGGCCGTTGCAGAATTATCTGTCGACACCCTTTCCGGATCCGGGACGGGACTGCCGGGAAGTGGAATATCTGGCACTCGATCTGGAAACGACCGGATTGGAGCCGCAAACCGATGCCATCGTCAGCGTCGGCATGGTGACGATGTACGGAACCCGCATCGATCTTGCCACGGCCGAACACCGCGTGGTCCGCGTGGAAAGGCCGATGTCGGAACGAAGCGTGGTGGTGCATCGACTGACGGATGACAGGGTGGCTGCGGGTGAGCCGCTGCATCAGGCCCTCGCGGACGTGCTCACCCGACTCGCAGGCCGGGTGCTGTTGGTACACTACGCGCCGGTGGAGACGGAATTCCTGCGCCGCGCCTGCGCAAAGGTTTTTCACGGCGACTTCACGGCGCGAGTCGTAGATACCCAGCAACTGGCCCGGCGCTGGCTCGAGCGACGCAATCAGCCCTATCGTGCCACTGATCTGCGCTTGTTCAATCTGAGAACGCGTTATAATCTGCCACGTTATGTGGCGCACAATGCGCTCAGCGATGCCCTTGCATGTGCTGAACTGTTCGCCGCCCAGATCGCAGAACGTGAGTCCGGTCGTGCGATGCCGCTCAAGGATTTTCTGGTGAGAATCTGATGTCTGATGCCTGTGGGGCAGGCCACTACGGCGTTGCTGCCCAGGACCGGATTCTCCCGATCAGGCCAAAACGGAGGAGAGAAGAATGTCGACAGAAAAAATCTATCCGGTACCGGCGACCGTCGCCGCCCACGCACACATCGATGCAGAGCAGTACAAGGAAATGTACCGCCGATCGCTGGACGATCCTGACGGATTCTGGGCGGAACAGGCGGAAAAGTTTCTAAGCTGGTCCGGCAAGTGGGATCGCGTTTCCGACTGGAGCTTTGCCGAAGACGACCTCCACATCAAGTGGTTCGAGGGTGGCAAGCTGAACGTCGCCTACAACTGCATTGATCGTCACCTGGCCGATCGCGGCGACCAGACCGCCTTCATCTGGGAGGGCGACGATCCCGGTGTCGACAAGAAGATCACCTATCACGAATTGCACGAACAGGTCAGTCGCCTGGGAAATGCGCTGAAGGCGCGGGGAGTGAAGAAGGGAGATCGCGTCTGTATCTACATGCCCATGATCCCCGAGGCAGC contains:
- a CDS encoding exonuclease domain-containing protein, whose product is MLDRLFPLEYRRRRLARRTAPGPLQNYLSTPFPDPGRDCREVEYLALDLETTGLEPQTDAIVSVGMVTMYGTRIDLATAEHRVVRVERPMSERSVVVHRLTDDRVAAGEPLHQALADVLTRLAGRVLLVHYAPVETEFLRRACAKVFHGDFTARVVDTQQLARRWLERRNQPYRATDLRLFNLRTRYNLPRYVAHNALSDALACAELFAAQIAERESGRAMPLKDFLVRI